In Moorena sp. SIOASIH, the following proteins share a genomic window:
- a CDS encoding DUF4255 domain-containing protein, which produces MLEHVLSFLKEQLNSYIRVKTGGQAFEVLFLQDRNGKEVSLEENAITTLLVNLEEDYTFRSGAAYDRMPNQGGNQQNNPNLYLNLYVLYAANFTNYRQSLKFLSLIIKYFQSHRLFDCRNSPTLSSEIQKLTIELVNLPFTEQREVWSGLGMSYMPSVIYKVRMVVFADGDTLEIGSDVTEREVSSSRI; this is translated from the coding sequence ATGTTGGAACATGTTCTCTCGTTTCTTAAGGAACAACTCAACAGCTACATCCGAGTAAAAACCGGGGGTCAGGCTTTTGAGGTCTTATTTCTTCAGGATCGCAACGGGAAAGAAGTTTCCTTAGAAGAGAATGCGATTACTACCTTATTAGTTAACTTAGAAGAAGACTATACTTTTCGTTCTGGTGCCGCCTATGACAGGATGCCTAATCAGGGGGGGAACCAGCAAAACAACCCTAATCTTTACCTCAATTTATACGTTCTCTATGCTGCTAATTTTACTAATTACCGGCAATCTTTAAAGTTTTTATCCCTAATTATCAAATACTTTCAAAGTCATCGATTATTTGATTGTCGTAACTCTCCAACCCTCAGTTCGGAGATCCAAAAGTTGACCATAGAACTGGTTAATTTGCCTTTTACTGAACAAAGAGAGGTTTGGTCTGGTTTAGGAATGTCTTATATGCCTTCAGTCATTTATAAAGTCAGAATGGTTGTCTTTGCCGATGGGGATACGCTGGAAATTGGCTCTGATGTAACTGAGAGGGAAGTTAGTAGTTCAAGAATCTAG